In Chitinophaga sp. HK235, a single window of DNA contains:
- the lon gene encoding endopeptidase La — protein MNRFYLGNSEDEMEFMPIIPLNEDGEGQEDERIPDELALLPLRNTVLFPGVVLPITVGRDKSIKAVNDAYKADKLIGVVAQKDSTIEDPNVADLSDVGTVARIVKLIKMPDGGTTIIIQGRKRFKIKEIVSEDPYFKAQITVLQDEAAEDDSEFEAYISSIKDLAAQIIQLSPNLPSEASIILKNIENASFLVHFVSSNLNSDLKDKQQLLEINNLRTRAELLMKLLQTELQLAELKNKITNKTKADLDKQQRDYFLQQQMKSIKEELGGDSNDREIKEMKRKAEEKKWPVAAAEAFAKGIEKLERMHPSTPDYSVVYNHLDLMLDLPWGEYTTDSYDLKKAKKVLDHDHYGMEKIKERILEYLAVLKLKGDMKSPILCFVGPPGIGKTSLGRSIANAVGRKYVRLSLGGLHDESEIRGHRKTYIGAMPGRVVQSIRKIKSSNPVMILDEIDKIGNDLRGDPSSALLEVLDPEQNGTFYDNYLELEFDLSKVLFIATANNISAIHPALRDRLEIIDLSGYSIEEKTEIAKRHLLPKQKDAHGLADAKFKIANNVIEYIIANYTRESGVRELDRQFAAIMRNLAKQVAMEYKLSDNITTATVEKILGKPRYSNEMYKVGNPPGVAVGLAWTYVGGEILFIESSLSEGKGDLKLTGNLGNVMKESAVTALTYLQSNASLLKLDPKIFSTKSVHVHIPEGAVPKDGPSAGITMLTALTSVFTGRKVKSYLAMSGEITLRGLVLPVGGIKEKILAAKRAGIREIILCWQNEKDIKDINPAYIKGMKFHYVKEMNQVLEIALLKK, from the coding sequence ATGAACAGATTTTATTTAGGAAATTCGGAAGATGAAATGGAGTTCATGCCTATTATCCCTTTGAATGAAGATGGGGAAGGTCAGGAGGATGAGCGTATTCCCGATGAACTGGCATTGTTGCCATTACGAAATACAGTATTATTTCCCGGTGTAGTATTACCCATCACAGTGGGCCGGGATAAATCCATAAAGGCAGTTAATGATGCGTACAAAGCTGACAAATTGATCGGTGTAGTAGCGCAAAAAGACAGTACGATAGAAGACCCGAATGTTGCCGATCTTAGCGATGTGGGCACGGTAGCGCGTATTGTAAAACTGATCAAGATGCCGGATGGTGGTACTACCATCATCATACAGGGTCGCAAACGTTTTAAGATAAAGGAGATCGTATCAGAAGATCCTTATTTCAAAGCACAGATAACCGTTTTACAAGACGAGGCTGCAGAAGATGATTCTGAGTTTGAAGCTTATATTTCTTCTATCAAAGATCTGGCAGCACAGATTATCCAGTTGTCTCCCAACCTGCCGTCTGAAGCCAGCATCATCCTGAAAAATATTGAGAATGCCTCTTTCCTGGTGCATTTTGTTTCTTCCAACCTCAATTCTGATCTGAAAGACAAACAACAGTTGCTGGAAATCAACAATCTGCGCACCCGTGCAGAGCTGCTGATGAAACTGTTGCAGACAGAACTGCAGCTGGCTGAACTGAAAAACAAAATCACCAATAAAACAAAAGCTGATCTCGACAAACAACAGCGCGATTACTTCCTGCAACAGCAGATGAAGTCTATCAAGGAAGAACTGGGCGGAGATTCCAATGATCGGGAGATCAAGGAAATGAAGCGCAAAGCGGAAGAAAAGAAATGGCCTGTCGCTGCTGCTGAAGCTTTTGCCAAAGGTATTGAGAAACTGGAACGCATGCATCCCTCCACACCAGACTACAGCGTGGTGTACAACCACCTGGACCTGATGCTGGACCTGCCATGGGGAGAATACACGACTGACAGCTATGACCTGAAAAAGGCCAAAAAAGTACTGGACCATGACCATTATGGCATGGAGAAAATCAAGGAAAGAATACTGGAATACCTGGCCGTGCTGAAACTGAAAGGCGACATGAAGTCACCTATCCTGTGTTTTGTAGGCCCTCCGGGCATCGGTAAAACCTCACTCGGACGTTCTATTGCCAATGCAGTAGGCCGTAAGTATGTAAGGCTGAGCCTTGGTGGTTTGCACGACGAGAGCGAGATCCGCGGACACCGTAAAACTTATATCGGCGCTATGCCAGGCCGTGTAGTACAATCTATCCGTAAGATCAAGTCATCCAACCCGGTGATGATCCTCGATGAAATTGACAAGATCGGCAACGATCTGCGTGGCGATCCTAGCTCCGCACTGCTGGAAGTGCTGGATCCTGAACAGAACGGCACCTTCTATGATAACTACCTGGAGTTGGAATTTGACCTGAGCAAAGTGTTGTTCATTGCTACGGCCAACAATATCAGCGCTATTCATCCTGCATTGCGCGACAGGCTTGAAATCATCGATCTGAGTGGTTATTCCATTGAAGAGAAAACGGAGATCGCCAAACGTCACCTGCTGCCTAAGCAAAAAGATGCTCATGGTCTGGCAGATGCGAAATTCAAAATCGCCAATAATGTAATAGAATATATTATCGCCAACTATACCCGGGAAAGTGGTGTGAGAGAGCTGGACAGGCAATTTGCGGCCATTATGCGTAACCTCGCCAAACAGGTAGCGATGGAGTATAAATTGTCCGACAATATTACTACCGCAACTGTGGAAAAGATCCTGGGCAAACCACGTTACTCCAACGAAATGTACAAGGTGGGCAACCCGCCGGGGGTAGCGGTAGGACTGGCCTGGACTTACGTAGGCGGCGAAATTCTGTTTATCGAGAGCAGCCTCAGCGAAGGTAAGGGAGATCTGAAACTGACGGGGAATCTGGGAAATGTGATGAAAGAGTCTGCTGTAACGGCGCTGACATACCTGCAATCCAATGCCTCGTTGCTGAAGCTGGATCCAAAGATTTTTAGTACTAAAAGTGTGCATGTGCATATACCGGAAGGTGCGGTGCCCAAAGACGGTCCCAGTGCAGGTATCACTATGCTCACGGCGCTGACTTCCGTTTTCACAGGTCGTAAGGTAAAATCCTATTTGGCCATGTCCGGGGAGATTACTTTAAGAGGTCTGGTACTGCCAGTGGGTGGAATAAAAGAAAAAATTCTGGCCGCCAAAAGGGCAGGTATCCGCGAAATTATCTTATGCTGGCAGAATGAGAAAGATATAAAAGACATAAATCCGGCATATATCAAAGGGATGAAATTTCATTATGTGAAAGAAATGAACCAAGTGCTGGAAATTGCGTTATTAAAGAAGTAA
- a CDS encoding pyridoxine 5'-phosphate synthase produces the protein MTKLSVNINKFATLRNARGGNLPDILKVAQDCERFGADGITVHPRPDERHIRYQDVRDLKPIVTTEFNIEGYPSQEFMDLVLAVKPHQCTLVPDPPDAITSNTGWDTIRNQSQLKDVITELKKAGIRVSIFLNAEPDKVEGAKTAGADRIELYTGPYAEEYTNARTQQQNLQLFNDYKNTARAATAIGLDLNAGHDLNLDNLRFFKLHIPQLKEVSIGHALVADALYFGLENTIQLYKRQLID, from the coding sequence ATGACAAAGCTGAGTGTAAACATCAACAAGTTTGCTACCCTGCGAAACGCACGCGGCGGCAATCTCCCGGATATTCTGAAAGTGGCCCAGGACTGCGAACGCTTCGGCGCCGATGGTATCACCGTACACCCCCGCCCGGATGAACGCCACATCCGTTACCAGGACGTAAGAGACCTTAAACCCATCGTTACCACTGAATTCAATATCGAAGGATACCCTTCCCAGGAATTTATGGACCTGGTACTGGCCGTTAAACCACACCAGTGTACCCTGGTACCCGACCCACCGGATGCCATCACCTCCAATACCGGCTGGGATACCATCCGCAATCAGTCACAATTAAAGGATGTTATCACAGAACTGAAAAAAGCCGGCATCAGAGTATCTATATTCCTCAACGCTGAGCCTGACAAGGTAGAAGGCGCCAAAACCGCCGGTGCCGACCGTATCGAACTGTATACCGGCCCCTACGCGGAAGAATATACGAATGCCCGCACCCAACAACAAAACCTCCAGCTCTTCAACGATTATAAAAATACAGCCCGAGCTGCCACCGCCATAGGCCTCGATCTTAACGCCGGCCATGACCTCAACCTGGACAACCTCCGCTTCTTTAAACTGCATATCCCACAGCTTAAGGAAGTATCTATCGGTCATGCCCTCGTTGCAGATGCGCTCTATTTCGGTCTGGAAAACACGATACAATTGTATAAAAGACAATTAATCGACTGA